Proteins from one Cicer arietinum cultivar CDC Frontier isolate Library 1 chromosome 3, Cicar.CDCFrontier_v2.0, whole genome shotgun sequence genomic window:
- the LOC101493065 gene encoding uncharacterized protein, translating into MSTLEMTHVDLEQGNHPSSIVVGSDVSGEGSLCFSDADDGTSSYSRFYSTNGGSYDDYSFSCVSDPELGGGVHDDDSGRVSSVTDCSVEVEIRIGVPEIKVHLSKVEKDCRICHMGLESESHESGPPIELGCSCKDDLAAAHKNCAETWFKIKGNRTCEICHSVARNVYSANEESAENVIDNNNAIASSTLSTAAPSSETQRFWHGHRFLNFLLACMVFAFVISWLFHFNVPSS; encoded by the exons ATGTCAACTTTGGAGATGACCCATGTTGATTTAGAACAAGGAAATCATCCTAGTAGTATTGTTGTTGGAAGTGATGTGAGTGGTGAAGGTAGTTTATGTTTCTCTGATGCTGATGATGGTACTTCAAGCTATTCACGTTTCTATTCAACAAATGGTGGTTCATATGATGATTACAGTTTTTCTTGTGTTTCTGATCCTGAGCTTGGTGGAGGTGTTCATGATGATGATTCAGGGAGAGTTTCTTCTGTCACTGATTGTTCTGTTGAGGTTGAAATTAGAATTGGGGTTCCTGAGATTAAGGTGCATTTGTCTAAAGTGGAGAAAGATTGTAGGATTTGTCACATGGGTTTGGAGAGTGAAAGTCATGAATCTGGTCCTCCTATTGAATTGGGTTGTTCTTGTAAGGATGATTTAGCTGCTGCTCATAAAAATTGTGCTGAAACTTGGTTCAAGATTAAGGGAAATAG gaCCTGTGAAATTTGTCATTCCGTTGCGCGGAATGTTTACAGTGCAAACGAGGAATCAGCGGAGAATGTGATTGACAATAACAATGCTATTGCATCATCCACACTCTCAACAGCTGCTCCTTCATCAGAAACTCAAAGATTTTGGCACGGCCATCGCTTCTTGAATTTTCTTCTTGCTTGTATGGTTTTCGCATTTGTAATATCGTGGCTTTTCCACTTTAATGTGCCGTCATCGTAG
- the LOC101492499 gene encoding phosphatidylinositol:ceramide inositolphosphotransferase 2 yields the protein MESSRYSVTTTASSTTSSSSTITTYNNKKNMSLYIGREASKLWKRVCAETTTEINLLVENWKYLLAGLVFQYIHGLAARGVHYLHRPGPTLQDLGFFLLPELGQERAYISESLFTVIFLSFVLWTFHPFIFKSKKIYTVLIWCRVLAFLCASQFLRIVTFYSTQLPGPNYHCREGSPLATLPHPKSVAEVLLINFPHGVIYGCGDLIFSSHMIFTLVFVNTYQRYGTRRCIKQLGWTLIVIQSLLIVASRKHYTVDVVVAWYTVNLVVFFVEKKLQELPDRTAATLLLPLSTKDNKDGRNKEENHKLLNGNSVDPSDWRQRTQSNGKILEDGHAHHADSTKNGA from the exons ATGGAAAGTAGTCGTTACTCTGTTACAACAACAGCATCATCAACAACATCTTcttcatcaacaataacaacctacAATAACAAGAAAAACATGTCGCTTTACATTGGTCGTGAGGCTTCCAag CTATGGAAGAGAGTTTGTGCAGAGACAACCACAGAAATTAACCTCCTTGTGGAGAATTGGAAGTACCTTCTCGCTGGTTTAGTTTTTCAG TACATTCATGGTTTGGCTGCAAGAGGAGTTCATTATTTACATAGGCCTGGCCCTACATTGCAGGATCTTGGATTCTTCCTTCTTCCG GAGCTTGGTCAAGAAAGAGCTTACATTAGTGAATCTTTGTTTACAGTTATCTTTTTATCTTTTGTCCTT TGGACATTCCATCCTTTCATATTCAAGAGCAAAAAGATCTACACGGTTCTAATATGGTGCAGGGTTCTAGCTTTCTTATGT GCTTCTCAGTTTCTTCGCATAGTGACATTTTATTCGACGCAGCTTCCTGGTCCAAACTACCATTGCCGTGAg GGATCTCCACTTGCAACACTGCCTCATCCGAAAAGTGTCGCTGAAGTCCTATTGATTAAtt TTCCTCACGGCGTGATATATGGATGCGGGGATTTGATATTTTCATCACACATGATCTTTACTCTAGTCTTCGTTAACACATATCAGAGATATGGCACACGAAG GTGCATAAAGCAGCTAGGATGGACTCTTATAGTGATTCAGAGTCTTCTGATAGTAGCATCGCGCAAACATTATACAGTTGATGTAGTTGTCGCTTG GTATACTGTTAATTTGGTGGTATTTTTTGTTGAGAAGAAATTACAAG AATTGCCAGACAGGACAGCTGCAACATTGCTGCTACCATTGAGCACCAAAGACAACAAAGATGGCAGAAACAAAGAAGAAAACCATAAGCTGTTAAATGGCAATTCTGTTGACCCTTCAGATTGG AGGCAGAGAACTCAATCAAATGGCAAGATTCTGGAAGATGGCCATGCACATCATGCTGACTCTACTAAGAATGGTGCATAG